A window from Pagrus major chromosome 4, Pma_NU_1.0 encodes these proteins:
- the vegfd gene encoding vascular endothelial growth factor D isoform X2, which translates to MMMKIKRTLCRISCLVTLLVELSWINAGHSMHMEGMKEWERQVRSASSLDELLRLADFPDWKLWKCRLRLQQPETLSSPPSGGSHRSTRYAAESYSLEILKAIDEEWQRTQCMPRETCVDVAKELGTDPSMFFKPPCVSVHRCSGCCNQEGVTCKNTTTVYVNKTVLSVIPFKFVPEPVLIKVANHTECRCMEPAIIRRNAQPHRSSGCSPMGQLSEAEDSRRLCATGLIWDCSTDRCIPYPSSTPDFPLSSWMPDCEIDVERCDCLPRPVPPLQRPVYRCQLNSSICDHRQQRFDPATCRCKWPK; encoded by the exons atgatgatgaagataaaACGGACTCTGTGCAGAATCTCCTGCTTGGTGACTCTGCTGGTGGAGCTGAGCTGGATAAACGCGGGCCACAGCATGCACATGGAG GGAATGAAGGAGTGGGAGAGGCAGGTGCGCTCAGCCTCCAGCCTGGATGAGCTGCTGAGGCTCGCAGACTTTCCTGACTGGAAGTTGTGGAAGTGTCGCCTGCGACTGCAGCAGCCAGAGACCCTCTCATCTCCACCGTCAGGAGGCTCACACCGCTCTACGCGCTACGCTGCAGAATCCTACAGCCTGGAGATACTTAAAG CCATAGATGAAGAATGGCAGCGGACTCAGTGCATGCCGAGGGAAACATGCGTTGACGTGGCCAAGGAGCTCGGCACCGACCCGTCAATGTTCTTCAAGCCACCTTGTGTGTCCGTTCACAG GTGCAGTGGCTGCTGCAATCAAGAGGGCGTCACCTGCAAAAACAcaactactgtatatgtgaataaaact gtcCTCAGTGTCATTCCatttaagtttgtaccagaaccAGTGCTAATAAAAGTAGCTAATCACACAGAGTGCAGGTGCATGGAGCCTGCCATAATACGACGTAATGCTCAGCCTCACAGGAGCAGTGG CTGCTCTCCGATGGGCCAGCTGTCAGAGGCCGAGGACTCCAGAAGACTTTGTGCCACTGGGTTGATTTGGGATTGTTCGACCGACAGATGCATACCTTACCCGTCCAGTacaccag ACTTTCCCCTCAGTTCATGGATGCCCGACTGTGAGATAGACGTGGAACGCTGTGACTGTCTTCCTCGACCTGTGCCGCCTCTCCAGAGACCGGTTTATCGCTGTCAACTCAACTCTTCCATCTGTGACCACAGACAGCAACGTTTCGATCCTGCCACCTGCAG ATGCAAATGGCCCAAGTAG
- the vegfd gene encoding vascular endothelial growth factor D isoform X1: MMMKIKRTLCRISCLVTLLVELSWINAGHSMHMEVGNRGMKEWERQVRSASSLDELLRLADFPDWKLWKCRLRLQQPETLSSPPSGGSHRSTRYAAESYSLEILKAIDEEWQRTQCMPRETCVDVAKELGTDPSMFFKPPCVSVHRCSGCCNQEGVTCKNTTTVYVNKTVLSVIPFKFVPEPVLIKVANHTECRCMEPAIIRRNAQPHRSSGCSPMGQLSEAEDSRRLCATGLIWDCSTDRCIPYPSSTPDFPLSSWMPDCEIDVERCDCLPRPVPPLQRPVYRCQLNSSICDHRQQRFDPATCRCKWPK; this comes from the exons atgatgatgaagataaaACGGACTCTGTGCAGAATCTCCTGCTTGGTGACTCTGCTGGTGGAGCTGAGCTGGATAAACGCGGGCCACAGCATGCACATGGAGGTAGGCAATAGG GGAATGAAGGAGTGGGAGAGGCAGGTGCGCTCAGCCTCCAGCCTGGATGAGCTGCTGAGGCTCGCAGACTTTCCTGACTGGAAGTTGTGGAAGTGTCGCCTGCGACTGCAGCAGCCAGAGACCCTCTCATCTCCACCGTCAGGAGGCTCACACCGCTCTACGCGCTACGCTGCAGAATCCTACAGCCTGGAGATACTTAAAG CCATAGATGAAGAATGGCAGCGGACTCAGTGCATGCCGAGGGAAACATGCGTTGACGTGGCCAAGGAGCTCGGCACCGACCCGTCAATGTTCTTCAAGCCACCTTGTGTGTCCGTTCACAG GTGCAGTGGCTGCTGCAATCAAGAGGGCGTCACCTGCAAAAACAcaactactgtatatgtgaataaaact gtcCTCAGTGTCATTCCatttaagtttgtaccagaaccAGTGCTAATAAAAGTAGCTAATCACACAGAGTGCAGGTGCATGGAGCCTGCCATAATACGACGTAATGCTCAGCCTCACAGGAGCAGTGG CTGCTCTCCGATGGGCCAGCTGTCAGAGGCCGAGGACTCCAGAAGACTTTGTGCCACTGGGTTGATTTGGGATTGTTCGACCGACAGATGCATACCTTACCCGTCCAGTacaccag ACTTTCCCCTCAGTTCATGGATGCCCGACTGTGAGATAGACGTGGAACGCTGTGACTGTCTTCCTCGACCTGTGCCGCCTCTCCAGAGACCGGTTTATCGCTGTCAACTCAACTCTTCCATCTGTGACCACAGACAGCAACGTTTCGATCCTGCCACCTGCAG ATGCAAATGGCCCAAGTAG